One Xyrauchen texanus isolate HMW12.3.18 chromosome 2, RBS_HiC_50CHRs, whole genome shotgun sequence genomic window carries:
- the aplnr2 gene encoding apelin receptor 2 — MSEWSPPLPSPSPYPSCDYSEWSPTWVLIPSVYILVFVLGSLGNGLVLWVHLDRRARGRGRIGSCSKSSQTPDPSPCPSTTSRSVTESLIASLALADLAFVMTLPLWAAYTALGYHWPFGHILCQVSSYIVALNMYASVFSLTALSVERYCVITRRCGNSSKRGGSTMRARWIVGSAWVAAGILALPALLLRTVREVDLEVEPEGDWQEGKDRDGHISTCLCDMDYSSLISSKLDPEASEQVELMWSAALGLKSTLLGFLLPLLVLLLCYGLLGRLLSRHFSFGPRPDHTRQRRLLRIIITLVLAFFLCWLPFHTNKTLSAMVELGILPFSCSFDQWLVAVHPYAICLGYLNSCLNPLLYACCDPPFLKHCRGLLMCTLGKCRGAKGAEEKKQHNTSSPIPSGTHEVTLIKDE; from the coding sequence ATGTCCGAGTGGTCTCCTCCCTTGCCTTCCCCCTCCCCATATCCTTCGTGTGACTATAGTGAATGGTCTCCAACCTGGGTGCTGATTCCAAGCGTGTATATCCTGGTGTTTGTGTTGGGCTCACTAGGCAATGGCTTGGTGCTGTGGGTACACCTGGACCGCCGAGCAAGAGGCCGCGGGAGGATTGGGAGCTGTTCCAAATCTTCCCAGACCCCTGATCCATCTCCTTGCCCTTCCACTACATCTCGTTCTGTGACAGAGTCATTAATAGCCAGTCTAGCACTGGCTGACCTGGCCTTCGTCATGACCCTGCCATTGTGGGCAGCGTACACAGCGCTGGGCTACCACTGGCCATTTGGCCACATTCTGTGCCAGGTGAGTAGTTACATTGTGGCACTTAATATGTATGCCAGCGTGTTCTCTCTGACTGCGCTCAGTGTGGAACGTTACTGTGTCATCACACGGCGTTGTGGTAACAGCTCAAAGCGAGGTGGGTCAACCATGCGTGCAAGGTGGATTGTTGGTAGTGCATGGGTGGCAGCTGGAATCCTGGCACTTCCTGCTTTGCTTCTACGGACTGTGAGGGAGGTGGATTTGGAAGTTGAACCTGAAGGTGACTGGCAGGAGGGCAAAGATAGAGATGGGCACATATCCACCTGCTTGTGTGACATGGACTACTCTAGTTTGATCTCAAGCAAGCTGGACCCTGAAGCTTCAGAGCAGGTAGAGCTGATGTGGTCAGCAGCTTTGGGGTTAAAATCAACTCTTCTTGGATTCCTGCTGCCTCTCCTGGTGCTCCTGCTCTGTTACGGCTTGCTGGGACGACTCCTCTCACGACACTTCAGCTTTGGCCCACGGCCTGATCACACTCGTCAACGCAGGCTCCTCCGCATCATCATCACTCTTGTACTGGCCTTCTTCCTCTGCTGGCTGCCTTTTCACACCAACAAGACACTATCGGCTATGGTGGAACTGGGCATTCTTCCCTTTTCTTGCAGTTTTGACCAGTGGTTGGTAGCAGTCCATCCATATGCCATCTGTTTGGGCTATTTAAACAGCTGTTTGAACCCTCTGCTGTACGCCTGCTGTGATCCACCATTCCTTAAGCACTGCAGGGGTCTACTCATGTGCACATTGGGCAAATGCAGAGGAGCAAAGGgagcagaggagaaaaaacaacacaacacaagttCCCCAATACCATCAGGGACGCATGAAGTGACACTAATTAAAGATGAGTAA
- the LOC127657592 gene encoding uncharacterized protein LOC127657592 — MDFLSVEPDSSNTKDILVITDHFTKYAVAIPTRNQKAQTVAKCLWDQFLVHYGFPEKLHSDQGPDFESHTIRELCKIAGIRKVRTTPYHPRGNPVERFNRTLLQMLGTLENKQKAHWKEYVKPLVHAYNCTRNDVTGYSPYELMFGRQPRLPLDIAFGILNDEPYQSHSKYVTSLKNRLEESYKLALENSMKVAERNKKRFDSNVVVSVLEVGDRVLVRNVRLRGKQKLADKWESDVYIVLKKVQDVPVYTICPEGTDSPVRTLHRDLLLPCGFLPGVEADKTTLPKVHQKCQTGPQSCMEHADEAGNSNDEENSESDSYCFVPRENLEVVTRYIPHESSSHHLGSPPITDTVEVAGTSQTNVNSLKEKRLKASEVIRKSCDGVNKNLPVSDGMGSEIVEIEPGGCRTNNDVRVSWEEESNNSEALDEYSETEVLYPVEKLKVVQIEKDDPKLETVPEDHLSGDGMPGKENSPNEGVRRSARQIKPPKKFHYPHLGNPLISVVQSLLQGLSAAFAQSEENSDFILNQSAMVPGDPLSVMTTQPFACPRTCIRSKGRV; from the coding sequence ATGGATTTCCTGTCAGTAGAACCCGACAGTAGCAACACTAAAGACATCTTGGTAATTACTGACCACTTCACGAAGTATGCCGTCGCAATTCCCACTCGAAATCAAAAAGCTCAGACGGTTGCCAAGTGCCTTTGGGACCAGTTTTTAGTACATTACGGTTTCCCAGAGAAGTTACACAGTGACCAAGGGCCAGATTTTGAGTCTCACACCATCCGGGAATTGTGTAAGATAGCTGGCATTCGTAAAGTAAGAACAACGCCATACCATCCTAGGGGAAACCCTGTAGAGCGATTTAATAGGACACTACTGCAAATGCTGGGTACCTTGGAGAACAAACAGAAAGCTCATTGGAAAGAGTATGTCAAGCCGCTGGTACATGCGTATAATTGCACCAGAAATGACGTTACGGGCTACTCTCCTTATGAGCTAATGTTTGGAAGGCAGCCTCGGTTGCCCCTAGATATTGCTTTTGGGATCTTAAACGACGAACCGTATCAAtctcattcaaaatatgtaaccTCTCTAAAGAATAGGTTAGAAGAAAGCTACAAATTGGCTTTGGAAAATAGCATGAAAGTAGCCGAGAGGAATAAAAAGAGGTTTGACAGTAATGTGGTGGTTTCTGTTTTGGAAGTAGGCGATAGAGTTTTAGTCCGGAATGTCCGGTTGAGGGGAAAACAAAAATTGGCGGACAAATGGGAATCAGATGTGTACATTGTGTTAAAGAAAGTACAAGATGTTCCTGTGTATACAATTTGTCCTGAAGGGACAGACAGTCCTGTCCGTACTCTGCACCGTGACCTGCTCCTACCTTGTGGGTTTTTACCCGGTGTTGAGGCAGACAAAACTACTTTACCTAAGGTGCATCAGAAATGTCAAACTGGGCCTCAGTCTTGTATGGAACATGCTGATGAGGCAGGAAATTCAAATGATGAGGAAAATTCTGAAAGTGATTCTTATTGTTTTGTACCCAGAGAAAATTTAGAAGTGGTCACTCGGTACATACCACATGAGAGTTCTTCCCATCATTTGGGGAGTCCCCCAATCACAGACACAGTTGAGGTAGCAGGTACCAGCCAGACAAACGTAAATTCTCTGAAAGAAAAGCGGCTTAAAGCTAGTGAGGTAATCAGGAAATCATGTGATGGAGTGAATAAGAACTTACCTGTGAGTGATGGAATGGGATCTGAAATTGTGGAAATTGAGCCTGGGGGATGTAGAACAAACAATGATGTAAGAGTGTCCTGGGAGGAGGAAAGTAATAACTCTGAGGCATTGGATGAGTATTCTGAAACAGAAGTGCTGTATCCAGTTGAGAAATTGAAGGTTGTTCAGATTGAGAAGGATGACCCCAAGCTTGAGACGGTTCCTGAGGATCATCTTTCAGGTGATGGGATGCCAGGAAAAGAGAACTCACCGAATGAGGGTGTTAGACGTTCTGCAAGGCAGATCAAACCCCCAAAGAAATTTCATTATCCCCATTTAGGGAATCCTTTAATTTCAGTGGTTCAGTCCTTATTACAAGGATTAAGTGCTGCTTTTGCTCAGTCAGAGGAAAATTccgattttattttgaatcagagTGCTATGGTACCGGGCGACCCCTTGTCAGTGATGACAACACAGCCATTTGCATGCCCGAGGACGTGCATAAGATCAAAGGGGAGGGTGTAA